One stretch of Rhizobium rhizoryzae DNA includes these proteins:
- a CDS encoding arylesterase: MKFKAALLHVIVIVSTVLGGLGSARAESLQIVGFGDSLMAGYQLPQTESYTAQLEAALKAKGIDVTITNAGVSGDTTSAGLARLDWSIPDGTQGVILELGANDALRGISPDQTEKNLDAMLARLKERNIPVVLAGMLAPPNLGKDYQDRFNSIYPRLSQKYGVPLYPFFLDGVVTQANLQLEDGMHPNAKGIAVMVERSLPTIESFIKSLPAHR; this comes from the coding sequence ATGAAATTCAAAGCGGCTTTGCTTCACGTGATTGTCATCGTCTCGACCGTTCTCGGCGGGCTCGGCTCTGCGCGGGCAGAAAGCCTGCAGATCGTGGGTTTCGGCGATAGCCTGATGGCCGGTTATCAACTGCCCCAGACTGAGTCCTACACCGCACAGCTTGAGGCGGCATTGAAGGCAAAGGGGATCGACGTCACAATAACCAATGCCGGTGTGTCCGGCGACACCACATCGGCAGGTCTTGCGCGGCTCGACTGGTCTATCCCGGACGGCACACAGGGTGTGATCCTCGAGCTGGGTGCCAATGATGCCCTGCGCGGTATCTCGCCGGACCAGACCGAGAAGAATCTCGATGCCATGCTTGCGCGGCTGAAGGAGCGCAATATTCCGGTGGTTCTGGCCGGCATGCTGGCGCCGCCAAACCTTGGCAAGGACTATCAGGATCGCTTCAACAGCATCTATCCGCGGCTGTCACAGAAATATGGCGTGCCGCTTTATCCTTTCTTCCTGGATGGAGTCGTGACGCAGGCAAATCTTCAGCTGGAGGATGGCATGCATCCCAATGCAAAAGGGATTGCTGTCATGGTCGAGCGCAGTCTTCCTACCATTGAAAGTTTTATAAAATCGCTTCCCGCCCACAGGTGA
- a CDS encoding Bax inhibitor-1/YccA family protein, giving the protein MSDRFNYDNRAVRGGVQSGAMIDEGLRSYMLKVYNLMALGLAITGIAAYATFALATTSPAFATAIYGSPLRWVVMLAPLALVFFLSFRIDKMSVGAAQTTFWIYAALMGLSLSSIFLVYTGQSIVQTFFITAASFGALSLFGYTTKRDLSAMGSFLMMGLFGLIIASVVNIFLASSALGFAVSVIGVLIFAGLTAYDTQKIKEMYYVGDDASVAGRKAIMGALTLYLDFINLFMFLMQFLGNRNN; this is encoded by the coding sequence ATGTCTGACCGTTTCAACTACGACAACCGAGCAGTACGCGGCGGCGTGCAGTCCGGCGCGATGATTGATGAAGGCCTTCGCTCCTACATGCTGAAGGTCTACAATCTCATGGCCTTGGGCTTGGCGATCACCGGTATAGCGGCTTATGCCACCTTCGCGCTTGCCACCACCAGCCCCGCCTTCGCAACGGCAATCTACGGCTCGCCGCTTCGCTGGGTCGTGATGCTGGCACCGCTCGCCCTCGTCTTTTTCCTGAGCTTCCGCATCGATAAGATGAGCGTTGGCGCGGCACAGACGACATTCTGGATCTACGCTGCGTTGATGGGTCTTTCCCTGTCGTCGATCTTCCTGGTCTACACAGGCCAGTCGATCGTGCAGACCTTCTTCATCACGGCAGCTTCCTTTGGTGCCCTGTCCCTCTTCGGCTACACGACGAAGCGTGACCTGTCGGCCATGGGCTCGTTCCTGATGATGGGTCTGTTCGGCCTGATCATCGCCTCTGTCGTCAACATCTTCCTTGCCTCTTCGGCCCTGGGCTTCGCCGTGTCCGTCATTGGCGTACTGATCTTCGCCGGTCTGACGGCCTATGACACGCAGAAGATCAAGGAAATGTACTATGTCGGTGATGATGCTTCCGTGGCTGGCCGCAAGGCAATCATGGGCGCCCTCACCCTCTACCTCGACTTCATCAACCTCTTCATGTTCCTGATGCAGTTCCTCGGCAACCGTAACAACTGA
- a CDS encoding gamma-glutamylcyclotransferase, with amino-acid sequence MPFYFAYGSNMDVERLETARLNPEGVRSTRRMAGRLTGYRLTFNKPSAYFIGAGAANLEASADAHVYGTLNEMPEAGLEILDRYENVALGQYERVSVQVEELVSGQLVDAVAYIAFNNIDDTMKPRRGYMNHLLAGRDVLPADWIAYLNSIPLIAE; translated from the coding sequence ATGCCATTCTATTTTGCCTATGGCTCCAATATGGATGTCGAACGTCTCGAAACTGCCCGTCTCAATCCTGAGGGCGTTCGGTCGACCCGTCGAATGGCAGGGCGCCTGACGGGATACCGGCTCACCTTCAACAAGCCGTCCGCCTATTTCATCGGGGCGGGGGCCGCAAATCTCGAAGCCAGTGCGGACGCACATGTCTACGGCACGCTCAACGAGATGCCGGAGGCCGGACTTGAGATCCTTGATCGCTATGAGAATGTGGCACTCGGTCAGTACGAGCGTGTTTCCGTTCAGGTCGAAGAACTCGTTTCAGGTCAGTTGGTCGATGCGGTGGCCTACATCGCCTTCAACAATATCGACGACACCATGAAGCCGCGCCGTGGCTATATGAACCATCTTCTTGCCGGTCGAGACGTTCTCCCGGCGGACTGGATCGCCTACCTGAATTCCATCCCGCTCATTGCCGAATAG
- the thpR gene encoding RNA 2',3'-cyclic phosphodiesterase, whose protein sequence is MPRLFTALEIPRHIALSLSLLRGGLPGARWIDVDNYHITLRFIGDVDGRTADEIVDRLDRIDREEFQLTLTGIGAFGSKKPHSIWAGVSPSPELQALQGEIDRICMRVGLAPDPRKFTPHVTLARLKNSRLDDVVQYLSGRGNFHTMSFTVPRFVLMSSKESVGGGPYLTEEVFPLQESLASYAAGELASESSVY, encoded by the coding sequence ATGCCGAGACTTTTCACCGCCCTCGAAATCCCGCGCCATATTGCCCTCAGCCTCTCCCTGCTGAGGGGCGGATTGCCCGGAGCGCGCTGGATCGATGTCGATAACTACCACATCACCTTGCGCTTCATCGGCGACGTCGACGGACGGACTGCCGATGAGATCGTCGATCGTCTGGATCGTATAGATCGCGAGGAATTCCAGCTGACGTTGACGGGAATTGGTGCGTTCGGATCGAAGAAGCCGCATTCGATCTGGGCTGGCGTCTCTCCATCTCCGGAACTTCAGGCCTTGCAAGGCGAGATCGACCGCATCTGCATGCGCGTGGGGCTTGCGCCGGATCCGCGCAAGTTTACGCCGCATGTGACGCTGGCACGCCTGAAAAACTCCCGGCTGGACGATGTAGTCCAGTACCTGTCAGGGCGCGGAAACTTTCATACAATGTCATTCACCGTTCCGCGTTTCGTGCTGATGTCGTCCAAGGAATCGGTTGGCGGCGGGCCTTATCTGACGGAAGAGGTTTTTCCGCTTCAGGAAAGTCTGGCATCCTACGCGGCTGGTGAACTGGCCAGCGAAAGCAGCGTGTACTGA
- a CDS encoding YkvA family protein, translated as MDDVKIGEILLPGDEATQTKREKSVRSKFWPTMKRAARYVPFSRDMVAAYYCATDPATPTRVRGVLLAALGYFVLPIDVVPDFLAVVGFTDDVAVLAAAFRMIQTHIKDRHYEAADEALAADPAMAEATTSDGSRP; from the coding sequence ATGGACGATGTCAAGATTGGCGAGATTCTGCTTCCCGGTGACGAAGCGACACAAACCAAACGGGAAAAGTCCGTCCGCTCGAAGTTCTGGCCAACAATGAAGCGTGCCGCCCGCTATGTTCCGTTTAGCCGTGATATGGTTGCTGCCTATTATTGTGCAACGGATCCGGCAACGCCCACGCGTGTTCGTGGTGTCTTGCTTGCAGCCCTCGGCTACTTCGTCCTCCCCATCGATGTCGTGCCGGATTTCCTGGCGGTGGTCGGCTTTACGGACGATGTGGCTGTTCTGGCGGCCGCTTTCCGGATGATACAGACGCACATCAAGGATCGTCATTATGAGGCCGCCGATGAGGCTCTCGCCGCCGATCCCGCCATGGCTGAGGCGACGACATCAGACGGCTCCAGACCCTGA
- a CDS encoding ABC transporter ATP-binding protein, whose product MSNTIIELKKADLTLGSAAASVHVLKGIDLKIDEGEAVGIVGPSGSGKSTLLMVLAGLERLDSGEIHIRNTPLHNLGEDALADFRGRNIGIVFQSFHLIANMTALENVAVPLELANVSNPFDIARRELTAVGLGERLNHYPGQLSGGEQQRVAIARALAPSPAVLIADEPTGNLDTETGKQIADLLFSKQTERKMTLLLVTHDNALAARCSRQIRVRSGEIAGDSREPSKPVAAFA is encoded by the coding sequence GTGAGCAACACCATCATCGAATTGAAGAAGGCCGATTTGACCCTGGGCAGTGCTGCCGCCTCGGTCCACGTTCTGAAAGGGATCGACCTCAAGATTGATGAGGGTGAAGCCGTTGGTATCGTTGGCCCTTCTGGATCGGGAAAATCGACGCTTCTGATGGTCCTTGCGGGTCTTGAGCGGCTTGATTCCGGCGAGATTCACATTCGCAACACGCCGCTTCACAATCTCGGAGAGGATGCGCTGGCGGATTTCCGAGGCCGCAACATCGGTATCGTCTTCCAGTCGTTCCATCTCATTGCCAATATGACGGCGCTTGAAAACGTCGCCGTGCCGCTGGAACTGGCCAATGTTTCCAATCCCTTCGATATTGCCAGGCGAGAGTTGACGGCCGTCGGTCTCGGTGAGCGGCTGAACCATTATCCAGGGCAGCTTTCCGGTGGTGAACAGCAGCGTGTGGCGATCGCCCGTGCCTTGGCGCCCTCACCGGCCGTTCTCATCGCCGATGAGCCGACAGGCAACCTGGATACGGAAACCGGCAAGCAGATTGCGGACCTTCTTTTCTCCAAGCAGACGGAACGCAAGATGACGCTGCTGCTGGTGACCCATGACAATGCGCTCGCCGCCCGTTGCTCTCGTCAGATCCGCGTCCGCTCGGGCGAGATTGCAGGCGACAGCCGGGAACCCTCCAAGCCTGTGGCGGCATTTGCATGA
- a CDS encoding invasion associated locus B family protein: MFLKKIAIASTLLLAGASVAAAQAPSPTRIQQFKAWGAYSYKSGNSTVCYVLSVPTSKEPASVDHGDIFFIISQRPGQNISYEPQAMMGYPLKADSKVNVTIDKKNFVMFVKDKAAWVENAAEEPALVAAMKTGSNMTVKATSLRGTGTSYSYSLAGLSQALKQIETCK, encoded by the coding sequence ATGTTTCTTAAGAAGATCGCCATCGCGTCGACTCTCTTGCTCGCTGGCGCAAGTGTCGCTGCAGCGCAGGCACCGTCTCCGACGCGTATCCAGCAATTCAAGGCCTGGGGCGCCTATTCCTACAAGTCCGGCAATTCCACCGTCTGCTATGTCTTGTCCGTTCCGACATCGAAGGAGCCGGCAAGTGTTGATCATGGCGATATCTTCTTCATCATCTCCCAGCGTCCGGGTCAGAACATTTCCTACGAGCCGCAGGCCATGATGGGCTATCCCCTCAAGGCGGACTCCAAGGTGAATGTCACGATCGACAAGAAGAACTTCGTGATGTTCGTGAAGGACAAGGCTGCCTGGGTGGAGAATGCTGCCGAAGAGCCCGCCCTCGTGGCTGCCATGAAGACCGGCTCCAACATGACCGTCAAGGCGACCTCGCTGCGTGGAACAGGCACCAGCTATTCCTATTCGCTGGCAGGCCTTTCCCAGGCGCTCAAGCAGATCGAAACCTGCAAGTAA
- a CDS encoding ABC transporter permease, with the protein MTAAKLPRFSIALKLALRELRGGLSGFYIFLACIALGTGAIAAVNSVSRGITDAIASQGQTLLAGDIRFELNNRLANDQERAFLESLGQVALSTGLRSMARMPDGSQQALVEAKAVDGAYPLYGTVETEPKAPLKDLLASANGSFGALAAPLLLERLNVKVGDELLLGSVRLRISGILVTEPDALSEGFGFAPRLLLSQEALQASGLIQTGSLVEHAYKIKLNDPSIRNTLGARANREFPAAGWSIRTADRAAPSLTENVDRFSQFLTLVGLTALIVGGVGVANAVRAFLDSKRTSIATFKCLGAPAFVVTLIYLFQIMLIGSLGVIIGLALGAVAPFAAFGFLREFLPISADATLYPGALALAAAFGLLTTFAFAVLPLGHAREVPATALFREQSFDQTRLPSWPYLLAAAVALGGLAALAIFAADDRRIAVIFLAAVAGAFVLLRLVAAAISALARRSPRVNSPALRLAIGNIHRPGALTPSVVLSLGLGLALLVTLALIDGNLRRQLTGAMTQNAPNFFFVDIQSNEKEGVVETVKRLAPDGKIVQVPMLRGRILAFNGQDVARMNVPPAGRWVLRGDRGLTYTQNLPEGSSLVEGTWWDKDYSGEPLVSFSEEEGRELGLKLGDTVTVNVLGRNITAKIANFRKVEWRSLSINFVMVFSPNTFKGAPHAWLATLMDSTATPAKEGEILRAVTTAYPTVTTVRVKDALDIASQLLGQLATAIRAAAAVALVASVLVLAGALASGNRARTHDAVILKTLGGTRSMLMRAFSYEYMILGFATAVFALVAGGISAWFVVSRIMKMPATFLPDVAIMTVIGALVLTVGIGLAGTWRILGQKAAPVLREL; encoded by the coding sequence ATGACTGCGGCAAAACTCCCTCGCTTTTCCATTGCGTTGAAACTCGCCTTGCGCGAATTGCGCGGCGGCCTGTCGGGCTTCTACATTTTTCTCGCCTGCATTGCTCTCGGCACAGGCGCGATTGCTGCGGTGAATTCGGTATCCCGTGGCATTACCGATGCCATTGCCAGTCAGGGCCAAACCTTGCTGGCAGGCGATATCCGGTTTGAGCTCAACAATCGTCTCGCCAATGATCAGGAGCGCGCCTTCCTCGAAAGCCTCGGACAGGTTGCTCTCTCCACTGGCCTTCGATCCATGGCTCGGATGCCGGACGGTTCTCAGCAGGCTCTTGTCGAGGCAAAGGCCGTCGATGGCGCCTATCCGCTCTACGGCACCGTTGAAACCGAACCGAAGGCCCCGCTGAAAGACCTCCTCGCCAGCGCTAATGGAAGCTTCGGGGCCTTGGCTGCGCCGCTTCTGCTGGAGCGGCTGAACGTGAAAGTGGGCGACGAACTACTGCTCGGCAGTGTTCGACTGCGCATTTCAGGCATTCTGGTCACCGAGCCGGATGCCCTGTCTGAAGGTTTCGGCTTCGCGCCGCGCCTTCTTCTGTCGCAGGAAGCGCTGCAGGCATCGGGCCTTATCCAGACCGGGAGCCTGGTCGAGCACGCCTACAAGATCAAGCTGAATGATCCGTCGATCCGCAACACGCTGGGGGCGCGTGCCAACCGCGAGTTCCCGGCAGCGGGCTGGTCCATCCGCACCGCCGATCGCGCCGCACCGTCACTGACGGAGAATGTCGACCGGTTCTCGCAGTTCCTGACATTGGTGGGCCTGACAGCGCTCATCGTTGGCGGTGTGGGCGTTGCCAATGCCGTGCGCGCATTTCTGGATTCAAAGCGGACCAGCATCGCCACCTTCAAGTGCCTTGGCGCCCCTGCTTTTGTCGTAACCCTCATCTACCTGTTCCAGATCATGCTGATTGGCTCGCTGGGCGTGATCATCGGTCTGGCGCTTGGTGCGGTCGCTCCCTTTGCGGCTTTCGGCTTCCTTCGCGAATTTCTGCCGATTTCCGCCGACGCCACCCTCTATCCCGGAGCGCTCGCGCTGGCCGCCGCCTTCGGCCTGCTGACGACCTTTGCCTTTGCGGTCCTGCCGCTTGGCCATGCCCGTGAAGTGCCTGCCACTGCACTTTTCCGCGAACAGAGCTTCGACCAGACCAGATTGCCGTCCTGGCCCTATCTTCTGGCAGCAGCCGTCGCGCTCGGCGGTCTTGCGGCCCTGGCGATTTTTGCCGCAGACGACCGCCGCATTGCCGTGATCTTTCTTGCCGCTGTTGCCGGTGCCTTCGTCCTGTTGCGACTTGTTGCAGCAGCCATCTCCGCACTTGCCCGCCGCAGCCCTCGTGTCAACTCACCTGCCCTGCGACTTGCCATCGGCAATATTCATCGCCCCGGCGCTCTCACGCCGTCCGTGGTGCTGTCGCTTGGTCTCGGTCTGGCGCTCCTCGTGACGCTGGCTCTGATCGACGGCAATCTGCGCCGCCAGCTGACCGGTGCGATGACCCAGAATGCGCCGAACTTCTTCTTCGTCGACATCCAGAGCAATGAGAAGGAGGGCGTGGTCGAAACCGTCAAGCGATTGGCGCCGGACGGAAAGATCGTTCAGGTTCCCATGTTGCGCGGGCGGATTCTCGCCTTCAACGGCCAGGATGTTGCCCGGATGAATGTGCCGCCTGCCGGTCGATGGGTGCTGCGCGGCGATCGCGGATTGACCTATACCCAGAACCTGCCAGAAGGCTCCAGCCTTGTCGAGGGAACCTGGTGGGACAAGGACTATAGCGGCGAACCGCTCGTCTCCTTCTCGGAAGAGGAAGGCAGGGAGCTTGGCCTGAAACTGGGCGATACGGTCACCGTCAATGTTCTGGGCCGCAACATAACCGCCAAGATTGCCAATTTCCGCAAGGTCGAATGGCGCTCGCTGTCCATCAACTTCGTGATGGTCTTCTCGCCGAACACCTTCAAGGGTGCACCTCATGCCTGGCTGGCGACCCTGATGGACAGTACCGCCACACCGGCCAAGGAAGGCGAAATCCTGCGCGCCGTGACCACTGCCTATCCAACTGTCACCACTGTCCGCGTGAAGGACGCGCTTGATATTGCAAGCCAGTTGCTCGGTCAGCTGGCCACCGCCATTCGCGCGGCTGCCGCCGTCGCACTGGTCGCCTCCGTCCTCGTTCTGGCGGGCGCGCTCGCCTCGGGTAACAGGGCCAGAACCCATGATGCGGTCATCCTCAAGACACTGGGTGGCACCCGCTCCATGCTGATGCGTGCTTTCAGTTACGAATACATGATCCTTGGCTTCGCAACCGCGGTCTTTGCGCTGGTGGCGGGCGGAATTTCCGCCTGGTTCGTCGTCAGCCGCATCATGAAGATGCCAGCAACTTTCCTGCCGGATGTGGCAATCATGACGGTGATCGGTGCACTCGTCCTCACGGTCGGCATCGGACTCGCTGGCACCTGGCGCATCCTCGGACAGAAGGCGGCACCGGTTCTGAGAGAGCTTTGA
- a CDS encoding LysR substrate-binding domain-containing protein → MAINRKLPLVALRAFESAARCGRHGDAAEELSVTSGAISKHIAQLETFLGIRLFEGNRNRPRLTAEGQAFATSLSDAFEQIDAAVAAISRRDTGVLDVACIGTLAMRWLIPRLSNFSQLYPNYDVCLSTDGQRINRSVDVEILILPPDEAMGSECLPLFNELVGLVFASNLQERNISNEQKALSLPRLGTQTRPHAWTEWGRLTGRDLGPTRTTSRMFDHYHLTIEACLNGLGSMIAPLHLIGEEVRSGKLIAPWGFVESGYSYAVRSERPNHRKNSAFIQWLQDETANMRTPIQENFAALQN, encoded by the coding sequence GTGGCCATAAATCGAAAGCTTCCTCTCGTTGCCCTTCGGGCCTTCGAATCTGCAGCCAGGTGCGGCAGGCATGGCGACGCGGCCGAAGAACTGTCCGTAACCAGCGGAGCGATCAGCAAGCACATCGCGCAATTGGAGACCTTCCTCGGTATCCGGCTATTCGAGGGAAACCGAAACCGCCCCAGGCTGACGGCGGAAGGGCAGGCGTTTGCTACCTCGCTGTCCGACGCCTTCGAGCAAATCGACGCCGCCGTGGCGGCCATTTCGCGCAGGGACACGGGTGTTCTGGATGTTGCCTGCATCGGGACACTGGCCATGCGATGGCTGATCCCGCGGCTCTCCAATTTTTCACAGCTCTATCCAAACTATGATGTCTGCCTCTCGACGGACGGCCAACGGATCAACCGCAGCGTTGATGTCGAGATCCTGATCCTCCCTCCCGACGAGGCCATGGGATCAGAATGTCTTCCCCTGTTCAACGAGTTGGTGGGATTGGTCTTTGCGTCAAACCTTCAGGAGCGGAATATCTCAAACGAGCAAAAGGCGCTCTCGCTCCCGCGCCTTGGAACACAGACACGTCCTCACGCATGGACGGAATGGGGGCGGCTGACGGGCAGGGACTTGGGTCCGACAAGGACGACAAGCCGAATGTTCGATCACTATCATCTGACGATCGAGGCATGCCTCAATGGCCTCGGATCAATGATCGCGCCGCTTCATCTGATCGGAGAAGAGGTTCGATCCGGGAAACTCATCGCTCCGTGGGGATTTGTAGAAAGCGGTTACAGCTATGCCGTTCGATCGGAACGACCGAACCACAGAAAGAATAGCGCCTTCATCCAATGGCTGCAGGACGAGACGGCAAACATGCGCACGCCAATCCAGGAGAATTTTGCTGCGTTGCAAAACTGA
- a CDS encoding 4a-hydroxytetrahydrobiopterin dehydratase yields the protein MARSRLTPEAIETALASLSGWKLREDGLAISKTFKFRNFVEAFGFMAQSALVAEKLDHHPEWFNVYSRVDVTLTTHDAQGVTELDVKLAQAMEQAGMHRI from the coding sequence ATGGCCAGATCGCGGCTGACACCGGAAGCTATCGAAACGGCACTTGCCTCCCTGTCTGGCTGGAAGCTGCGGGAGGACGGGCTCGCTATCTCCAAGACCTTCAAATTTCGCAATTTCGTGGAAGCTTTCGGCTTCATGGCCCAAAGCGCGCTGGTTGCCGAAAAGCTCGATCATCATCCTGAATGGTTCAACGTCTACTCGCGTGTGGATGTGACGCTCACCACCCATGATGCCCAGGGCGTGACGGAGCTGGACGTGAAATTGGCTCAGGCCATGGAGCAGGCCGGCATGCACCGGATTTGA
- a CDS encoding pyridoxal phosphate-dependent aminotransferase: MTIVARSLAAIKPSATIAITQMARVLKSSGVDVISMSTGEPDFDTPDHIKDAAHDAIRRGETKYTPVAGIPELRQAIVAKFQRENGLSYRVDQTIVGTGAKHIIYNALRASLNPGDEVIIPAPYWVSYPEMVAICGGVPVTVPTRMEYNFKLQPDDLRQAITPRTKWVFLNSPSNPSGAAYTHDELKLITDVLKEFPHVWLLTDDMYEHLVYGDFQYVTAAQIEPSLLDRTLTVNGVSKAYAMTGWRIGYAAGPKELIDAMILLQGQQTSGTSSIAQWASVAALNGPQDHLDVFREAFDERRQLITSMLNQANLLSCLKPEGAFYVFPSCERTYGKTTAGGRLIQNDEDFVSALLEEKAVATVHGSAFGQPGNFRLSYATSLEEVRRACIRIQEFCGDLR; encoded by the coding sequence ATGACAATCGTTGCCCGGTCGCTTGCTGCGATCAAGCCATCCGCGACAATTGCCATCACCCAGATGGCGCGCGTTCTGAAATCCAGCGGCGTCGATGTCATCTCGATGTCGACCGGAGAGCCGGATTTCGACACGCCGGACCACATCAAGGATGCGGCTCATGACGCGATCCGGCGTGGGGAAACCAAGTATACGCCGGTCGCCGGCATTCCGGAGCTGCGTCAGGCGATCGTGGCGAAGTTCCAACGTGAAAACGGCCTGAGTTACCGCGTTGACCAGACCATCGTTGGAACGGGTGCCAAGCACATCATCTACAATGCGCTGAGAGCCAGCCTGAATCCGGGCGATGAAGTCATCATTCCAGCGCCGTACTGGGTGTCCTATCCCGAAATGGTGGCAATTTGCGGAGGCGTGCCGGTGACTGTACCGACGCGCATGGAATACAATTTCAAGCTCCAGCCGGATGATCTGCGGCAGGCCATTACGCCCCGCACGAAATGGGTGTTTCTGAACTCACCATCCAATCCCTCGGGAGCCGCCTATACCCATGACGAGCTGAAACTCATCACCGATGTCCTGAAGGAGTTTCCGCATGTCTGGCTCCTGACGGACGACATGTACGAACATCTGGTCTATGGCGACTTCCAGTATGTCACGGCGGCACAGATCGAGCCGTCCTTGCTGGACCGTACGCTGACGGTCAACGGCGTTTCGAAAGCCTATGCCATGACCGGCTGGCGTATCGGTTATGCGGCTGGCCCGAAAGAGTTGATCGACGCCATGATCCTGCTCCAGGGACAGCAGACATCCGGCACGAGCTCCATTGCGCAATGGGCCTCCGTCGCTGCACTCAATGGTCCGCAGGACCATCTCGATGTGTTTCGAGAAGCCTTTGACGAGCGACGCCAACTGATTACGTCCATGCTCAACCAGGCCAATCTGTTGAGCTGCCTGAAGCCGGAAGGCGCCTTCTACGTCTTCCCTTCCTGCGAGCGCACCTACGGAAAGACGACTGCCGGTGGGCGTCTGATCCAGAATGACGAGGATTTCGTCAGCGCACTTCTGGAGGAAAAAGCCGTGGCAACCGTTCATGGCAGTGCCTTCGGTCAGCCCGGCAATTT
- the rlmN gene encoding 23S rRNA (adenine(2503)-C(2))-methyltransferase RlmN yields MTVSNVMAVADLVKAPLVANPDLLSGKPSLVGLTRDQLADALREKGVPDKQVRMRVSQLWHWLYIRGVSDFDAMTNVAKDMREMLKQHFTIARPEVVEEQVSNDGTRKWLLRFPPRGAGRPVEVETVYIPEEGRGTLCISSQVGCSLTCSFCHTGTQRLVRNLTSEEILSQLLLARDRLGDFPGADTPPGAFVPTGDRKVTNIVMMGMGEPLYNFEHVKNALLIASDGDGLSLSKRRITLSTSGVVPEIYRTGDEIGVMLAISLHAVRDELRDMLVPINKKYPLKELIEACRNYPGLSNARRITFEYVMLKDVNDSLEDAKELIKLLKGVPAKINLIPFNPWPGTNYQCSDWATIEKFADFINQAGYASPIRTPRGRDILAACGQLKSESERMRKTERLAFEAMMIAGHGEDDD; encoded by the coding sequence ATGACTGTTTCCAACGTGATGGCAGTTGCGGATCTCGTGAAGGCACCGCTGGTGGCGAACCCGGATCTTCTCTCCGGCAAACCCTCTCTGGTCGGCCTCACGCGTGATCAGCTTGCAGACGCCTTGCGGGAAAAGGGTGTGCCGGACAAGCAGGTGCGCATGCGTGTGAGCCAGCTCTGGCACTGGCTTTACATTCGCGGCGTTTCCGATTTCGATGCAATGACCAATGTCGCCAAGGACATGCGCGAGATGCTGAAGCAGCATTTCACCATTGCGCGTCCCGAAGTGGTCGAAGAGCAGGTTTCCAATGATGGCACGCGCAAGTGGCTGCTGCGTTTTCCGCCGCGCGGCGCTGGCCGTCCGGTCGAAGTCGAGACCGTCTATATCCCTGAAGAAGGTCGCGGCACGCTGTGCATTTCCAGCCAGGTTGGTTGTTCGCTGACCTGTTCCTTCTGTCACACGGGGACTCAGCGGCTGGTTCGCAACCTGACATCGGAAGAAATTCTTTCCCAGCTATTGCTGGCGCGAGATCGTCTGGGCGATTTTCCGGGCGCTGATACGCCACCGGGCGCCTTCGTACCAACGGGGGATCGTAAGGTCACCAACATCGTCATGATGGGCATGGGCGAGCCGCTCTACAATTTCGAGCATGTGAAAAACGCGCTGCTGATCGCATCCGATGGAGACGGCCTCTCGCTCTCCAAGCGCCGCATTACGCTTTCGACCTCGGGCGTCGTTCCGGAAATCTATCGCACCGGTGATGAGATCGGCGTGATGCTCGCCATCTCTCTTCATGCCGTGCGCGACGAGTTGCGCGACATGCTGGTGCCGATCAACAAGAAGTATCCGCTGAAGGAGTTGATCGAAGCCTGCCGCAACTATCCCGGCCTTTCCAATGCGCGCCGTATCACGTTCGAATATGTGATGCTGAAGGACGTCAACGACAGTCTCGAAGATGCCAAGGAACTGATCAAGCTGCTGAAGGGTGTTCCGGCAAAGATCAACCTCATTCCCTTCAACCCCTGGCCGGGCACCAATTACCAGTGCTCCGACTGGGCGACGATCGAGAAGTTCGCCGATTTCATCAATCAGGCCGGTTATGCTTCACCGATCCGTACGCCGCGTGGTCGCGATATCCTTGCGGCCTGCGGACAGCTGAAGTCCGAATCGGAACGCATGCGCAAGACGGAGCGGCTTGCCTTCGAGGCCATGATGATTGCCGGTCATGGCGAAGACGACGATTGA